AACGCAAGGACAAATTGAATGGTTTTTGGCGTACTGAAGCCACTGATCATCCCAGTGATAACGGATGGTTAGATAGGACAATGAGGTGGCTCGTTGCTCGGCCAATTCCAACAGCGATAGGTTTCTTTGTCGTTGTCGTAGCCGTCTTTTCCGCTTTACTGGTTATGGGTCCTCCCGGAAGTTCAAGCTAATTGCATTTTCAGCGGGTTACCCGGAATTTCCATTACCAACGGTGACACCGGCCACGGGCACGCGTTTATGTGCCAAACAGTTGGTCATACCACGAAGCGGCCAACGATCGTTGCGGTCTGAAGACTCTACAGTGAACGGCTCTACTGCGCTTTAATCAGTCGCGGAATAGATTTCATCATGATGATCATCGCCACGAGTTCAACGAGAGTCTGAGTAACTACGACTGTCGCAGCCATCGAATATTCTTTGGGCAGTGCAAGAGCAATGGGAAGCACAACCAGTGAATTTCTAGTCACCCCGCTGAACGTTGCGGCCCGTTGTTCGTTGATTGAAAGCCGGAATATCTTTCCGATAATGAACGCGCAGACTCCAGCGACGAGAGCAAACGTGATGAAAATTAAGATCGTCTTAAGCAGTTGGTCGGTGTGTTCAGACAGTGAAGTGATCTGGGAGCCGGATACGCAATAGAGCGTCCCCATCATCGCTGGCACCATGAAGCTGTCAGCGGTCTTTGCGAAGTGGGTGACGGGTGTCCATTTTCTACTAAGCGCCTGGGTCGTCAGTGCGAGCAACAATGGCAAGAGAATTAGTAGTATCAGTGCTTCTATAAATGGCCCTGGCGTGAAGAGAGTCAACGATGACTTTCCTACGATAAAGATCAAGTAGAGCGGGATCAGCGCCATTTGGGCCAGCAACAATAAAGGAGTCGTGGCGAGTAATTTGCGGCTCGCTCCCCCAGCGAGTCCAGAAAAAACGATGACATAGTCAACACACGGCGCCAGCAGCACTAAAGCAACGCCGATCAAGACCGGCTTGTTGCCTTGAACGAATCTAGTGAGTATGAAAACTATCGTTGGGACCACGATGAAGTTGATAACCAGCAGGGCGGACATAAATTTGAAGTCTCGCCACCCGTTGACTAACTGGGTCAGCGGCATGCTCAGGAAAGTCACGTAGAGAAGTAGGCACAAGAATGGATTGATCCATGCCGACAGACCGTCGCTGTTCGAAGGAATATAAATTCCCGTCAGGCAGCCCGCAACGATGGCCAATAAATAAAGCATGATCTGATGCTTATCCATCCAAGCTGCAAATCCTTGCAATAAGATCACCCTTCTGGTGCTAGTGAAGATCTAAGAAACGAATGGAGGGCGAATCCTCTGCGCCTCTCCCCTACGATGCTGTGGCTGAAGTGACACTGCCACGAGTCTGAAAACGACGCCAAATACTTTGCCGGAATCCCTATCATGAATATATGAAGCAAAGTATGAGCAAGTGGCCTTGGTTAGCGATCATAGATATTCTGCTGATCATTCTCTTCGCATTGTTGGGCCGGCGGGAACATGAGCACGGCTTGGCCATCAGTGGGATTCTGATAACTGCCCTGCCCTTTATCATCGGCTATGCCATAGCAACCGGATTATCGCGTCCATGGGTATCCATCAATAAACTGTGGCCGACTGGAATTCTTGTTTGGCTTGGCACGGTTGTTTTGGGTGTGGCTACCCGCCTATTAATGGGTCATACGGCAGCAATTTCGTTCGTGATCGTCACTTTCGTTGTTCTTGGTATCTTCTTGCTGGGTCGCCGCGCAGTTTCTAGTCTTATCGCCAAACGATCACAGCAGCAAAAGGCCTAGCCCGTAAGAGCCGGCAGCAACCAAGCTACTGGAGAAGGTGCCCAGGATGAATTGTTCTGCGGCCCGGTGATCTTTCAATTCCGAGAACCGACCTAATCCCTTCACTGCGAGGACGATTGCTATCCCCTCAGGCCAGCCCGCCCATAACGTGCTGACGATGGCTGCTCGTTCAAGGAGTCCGATCCATAACCCGCCACGTAGCGGAGATGGGTCGGACTCTTTTCTGCTCAGTTCCGAATCGTTTCTGGCAGCGAGCCGGAAGATGAGTTCCGTAAATGGTCCGCCGAAACTCACCGCAAAAATACACGAGAGCATCACAACGTACAGGGTTGGCACGTGAGATGAATGGCCAGGCGTACCGGTCGCAACTGACAGTACTGCAGTAGTGAGAGCCAGAAGGCCGGATATAACTATCAAAACTTCGCGCCAACGTGCGCGTTGCCCCATTGCATAACCCATATAGGCAGCCGTGCAAGAAAGCACGGCGGCGAGGCTCAAGCTCGCCCATGCGGTCCAATACATCTACGACTCCCCTAACATTTTCAATTGGCGAGTC
The nucleotide sequence above comes from Glutamicibacter sp. B1. Encoded proteins:
- a CDS encoding DUF3054 domain-containing protein, whose translation is MSKWPWLAIIDILLIILFALLGRREHEHGLAISGILITALPFIIGYAIATGLSRPWVSINKLWPTGILVWLGTVVLGVATRLLMGHTAAISFVIVTFVVLGIFLLGRRAVSSLIAKRSQQQKA
- a CDS encoding arsenic resistance protein, with the translated sequence MDKHQIMLYLLAIVAGCLTGIYIPSNSDGLSAWINPFLCLLLYVTFLSMPLTQLVNGWRDFKFMSALLVINFIVVPTIVFILTRFVQGNKPVLIGVALVLLAPCVDYVIVFSGLAGGASRKLLATTPLLLLAQMALIPLYLIFIVGKSSLTLFTPGPFIEALILLILLPLLLALTTQALSRKWTPVTHFAKTADSFMVPAMMGTLYCVSGSQITSLSEHTDQLLKTILIFITFALVAGVCAFIIGKIFRLSINEQRAATFSGVTRNSLVVLPIALALPKEYSMAATVVVTQTLVELVAMIIMMKSIPRLIKAQ